One genomic window of Punica granatum isolate Tunisia-2019 chromosome 1, ASM765513v2, whole genome shotgun sequence includes the following:
- the LOC116192294 gene encoding UPF0481 protein At3g47200-like, which yields MEIIDGMQEHLRPGDHISIEITHPSSSLVSSIKEKMEDFSSSISIALVPENIAKENRRAYIPEKLSIGPFHRGNRAFKNMEGQKWRYAFALLNRKPNLELESTIDKCMKAVHELEHRAKRCYSDIKLPGNEFEEMLLVDGSFIIELLIKYSNKSLRRRGDPIFGTPGKLFDLRCDMVLLENQIPMFVLQRLFQVVRAPEQCEQSLSDLLYRFFRNMIPGEPRNLREKFNDEAHHFLDLIHNCLIPTVSYPIGTKPQDETETIPSPAGKGIKPARELKRAGVKFKCRANNASLLDIDFKNGMLQIPPLVLNQSTERLFKNLVALEQTRCVNLPCVSSYVRLIHCLISSEKDEKLLEEVGIVTNLLDKDVRVSGLFRDICEGVTVEEDFHYEGLCDQVEEYCEAKKRKWKKLKRKRKNRSPGAVASLGSGSSSVLVVAVLILVFTALGAMFSALSFFLHRN from the exons ATGGAGATAATCGATGGGATGCAGGAACATTTACGACCTGGAGACCATATCTCGATCGAAATCACTCACCCGAGCAGCTCTCTTGTGTCTTCAATCAAAGAGAAGATGGAGGATTTCTCCTCTTCGATAAGCATCGCTCTAGTCCCCGAGAATATAGCCAAGGAGAACAGGAGGGCGTACATCCCCGAAAAGCTCTCAATCGGGCCATTCCATCGTGGGAACAGAGCCTTTAAGAACATGGAGGGCCAGAAGTGGCGCTACGCATTCGCTCTCCTGAACAG GAAACCGAACCTCGAACTGGAGTCGACCATAGACAAGTGCATGAAGGCAGTCCATGAATTAGAGCACCGGGCAAAGAGGTGCTACTCCGACATCAAACTCCCAGGGAATGAATTCGAGGAAATGTTGCTAGTCGATGGTAGCTTCATCATAGAGCTCCTCATCAAGTACTCCAACAAGAGCCTCCGGCGAAGAGGAGACCCGATCTTCGGCACTCCTGGCAAGCTATTCGACCTGAGGTGCGACATGGTGCTGCTCGAGAATCAGATTCCAATGTTTGTCCTCCAGAGGTTGTTCCAGGTCGTGCGGGCCCCGGAACAGTGCGAGCAGTCCTTATCCGATCTACTTTACCGGTTCTTTAGGAACATGATTCCGGGGGAGCCCCGGAATCTCCGGGAGAAGTTCAACGACGAAGCTCATCATTTCCTTGACCTGATTCATAACTGCTTGATCCCGACGGTGTCATATCCTATAGGCACGAAACCACAGGATGAAACTGAAACCATTCCCTCTCCTGCGGGTAAGGGAATAAAACCGGCGAGGGAGCTGAAAAGGGCCGGGGTCAAATTCAAGTGCAGAGCTAACAATGCGAGCTTATTGGACATAGATTTCAAGAATGGCATGCTCCAAATTCCTCCCCTGGTGTTAAATCAATCCACGGAACGGCTCTTCAAGAACCTCGTCGCGCTAGAGCAGACTCGGTGCGTTAACCTCCCCTGCGTCTCCTCTTATGTCCGTTTGATTCACTGCCTTATAAGCTCGGAGAAGGACGAGAAACTCCTAGAGGAGGTCGGGATCGTGACGAACCTCCTAGACAAAGATGTACGAGTTTCCGGCTTGTTTAGGGATATTTGCGAGGGAGTAACTGTGGAGGAGGACTTCCATTATGAGGGGCTATGTGATCAAGTGGAAGAGTACTGTGAAGccaagaagaggaagtggaAGAAATTGAAGAGGAAACGGAAGAACCGGAGCCCTGGCGCAGTTGCCAGTTTGGGTTCGGGTTCCAGTTCGGTTCTCGTGGTCGCGGTTCTGATCCTGGTTTTCACAGCCCTTGGGGCTATGTTTTCTGCACTTTCATTCTTTCTGCATCGTAACTAG
- the LOC116192295 gene encoding peptidyl-prolyl cis-trans isomerase CYP21-4-like, with protein MARIKPQTLLLQSKKKKGPSRVSIPTIILYCTVLGLVALSLVATSRNWLRRSGEQTGAASSFELQEIDATIDTKKYDLPGYAILNTSKGDIVVELFKDGAPEIVDKFLDLCQKGHFKGMPFHRVIKHYVIQGGDSQGLGAEDWTSKGKLRSQLVTSPKHEAFMLGTSKNKQDSKSFVLFITTAPIPDLNDKLIVFGRVIKGEDVVQEIEEVDTDEHYRPKSPILIVNVILKREI; from the exons ATGGCGAGGATTAAGCCTCAGACTCTTCTGCTGCagagcaagaagaagaaggggccGTCACGAGTCAGCATCCCAACGATTATCTTGTACTGCACGGTTCTCGGTTTGGTTGCGCTGTCTTTGGTTGCTACCTCCAGGAACTGGTTACGCAG GTCTGGGGAACAAACAGGAGCTGCATCATCATTTGAG CTGCAGGAGATAGATGCCACCATAGATACTAAGAAATACGACCTTCCTGGGTATGCT ATTCTGAACACATCAAAAGGAGATATCGTTGTAGAGCTTTTTAAGGATGGGGCTCCTGAGATAGTGGACAAATTCCTGGATTTGTG TCAAAAGGGCCATTTCAAAGGCATGCCCTTTCACCGTGTAATAAAACACTACGTGATTCAAGGAGGGGACTCCCAGGGGCTCGGAGCTGAAGATTGGACATCGAAAGGAAAGCTCCGCAGCCAACTCGTGACAAG TCCAAAGCACGAAGCTTTTATGCTTGGAACTTCAAAGAACAAGCAAGACAGCAAGAGTTTCGTGCTCTTCATCACAACTGCACCTATACCGGATTTAAATGATAAGCTGATTGTGTTTGGTCGGGTCATTAAGGGAGAGGATGTTGTGCAG GAAATTGAGGAGGTGGATACAGATGAACATTATCGGCCCAAGTCTCCTATATTGATAGTCAACGTAATTCTCAAACGTGAGATATGA
- the LOC116192296 gene encoding FIP1[V]-like protein: MDVIEDDDFGELYADVELQVSSAIGAATALEQTPPTSAAGPPASGAKSSVSSPGESPRSNDDDDDCESEDDLNIVLNDEDCKVVPRNGAGGGSADGENGADGDDYDAFKRPSGLAFPSSLNTTGSDGVPLEDNGDDYNKNISQTSRFRAPVRSFGPQNGYNFTLPRHRSIFHVNIDAFKVKPWRYPGADITDYFNFGLDEESWKAYCNSVEQLRHRTSFGTRIPVVEALNPIKVCERGIYHEKYVQVETADGVAQTLEQCIISHSKELADREANELMEEKGQPIEVQNSVGERQPSIVLRHARTFDSDVVIEIPLQIFPEEPSCSGQNDVEWQQGNTLETSGQMGVHIDKNEVSADFLEDKTKRSKDLCSPVRCTGHINVVKVDSIDHDMEKLSDVACHSHINIQTSEGNVETLKSVTINGGVYGSPCVENPCLVENEASMVERTRLTLSSSLFESDSEVSKDGLSDDVGSDHIHLIRSPLCDKSDYSVESHRKPARVRNYPREKAMNQEEDYRDRRHTYSSKWKTYGVSDGVASPTSDYGTLSDSDYRQIDCKRWSERQHFIDRYNEELSSYYSTKRESGVEMLTDKRVRNVYEGFSYSKCDAILRDEMYPRFRRHLNEREINGGTRYSMDRKDQERGYTRTCRKYADDRDSLSSRDRKVLHYLPHASIRTHSPSGIDSEEIRLKSRNNKHDHFLGHEYDNDIMQDKYGTHYRDRDQGSLDRSYRRGLSASTEVNYFRKREGYRGGSPLVGDGSWDMDFEDEYQGFVDWGSFSSERGRDPQIVEMRRDLKSSIDDSYDSQSIRRYGRKKRQCFGDERSDPGLFGFGPRYAAFPTSRGYCGRTRSNVKSKFQHLTEDESSSRNQHDELELEEASSFNSRISRHATDQLKNFMNGGIFDNGMAAKQGLDKMMREESDACHVNRGFIDKVMSEKTVSCSKGSVDLYVSEEKSPRRSGKVICNANEDSKVGKRKEKATKLESVKTEVNQDDDGKWIDKFPIYEKNGHLKEIEEGQIEGEDPIANHGLVSKQLFDPEKTPKISEGSDGFDEKRLLDTLAKMERRRERFKELVTQSKAPEGKSKDQVDSKVETAGARAERPARKRRWGRL, from the exons ATGGACGTCATTGAAGACGACGACTTCGGAGAACTGTACGCAGACGTCGAGCTCCAGGTGAGCTCCGCCATCGGCGCCGCCACTGCACTTGAGCAAACTCCACCAACCTCCGCCGCAGGGCCCCCGGCGTCTGGTGCTAAGAGTTCTGTCTCCAGTCCAGGTGAGTCGCCTCGGTCCAATGACGACGACGATGACTGCGAGAGCGAGGATGACTTGAACATTGTCCTGAACGATGAGGACTGCAAGGTTGTTCCTAGAAATGGAGCTGGAGGTGGCTCTGCTGATGGCGAGAATGGCGCCGACGGTGATGATTATGATGCG TTCAAAAGACCTTCTGGGTTAGCATTTCCGAGCTCTCTGAATACGACTGGATCAGACGGAGTCCCGTTGGAAGATAATGGGGACGATTACAATAAGAACATTAGCCAGACTTCTCGATTTCGTGCTCCAGTCAGGTCTTTTGGGCCTCAAAATGGATATAATTTCACTCTTCCGCGGCACAG gAGTATATTTCATGTCAATATTGATGCTTTCAAGGTGAAGCCATGGAGGTATCCTGGAGCTGATATAACTGATTATTTCAACTTTGGACTTGACGAAGAGAGTTGGAAAGCATACTGCAATTCCGTG gAGCAATTGAGGCATCGAACATCTTTCGGGACCAGAATCCCAGTTGTTGAGGCTTTAAATCCTATAAAG GTGTGTGAAAGAGGCATCTATCATGAAAAATATGTTCAAGTAGAGACGGCTGATGGGGTTGCCCAAACTTTGGAGCAGTGCataatttctcactcaaaagaACTTGCAGACAGGGAAGCCAATGAGTTGATGGAG GAAAAGGGGCAACCAATTGAGGTTCAAAATAGTGTTGGAGAACGCCAACCATCCATAGTTCTAAGACATGCACGCACATTCGACTCAGACGTTGTAATAGAG ATTCCTTTGCAGATTTTCCCTGAGGAACCTTCTTGTTCAGGACAAAATGATGTTGAGTGGCAACAGGGTAATACCCTTGAGACTTCTGGACAAATGGGAGTCCATATAGACAAGAACGAAGTATCTGCTGATTTTCTAGAAGACAAAACTAAAAGGTCAAAGGATTTATGCAGTCCTGTAAG GTGTACTGGGCATATCAATGTGGTTAAGGTGGATTCCATTGATCATGACATGGAAAAACTCTCCGATGTAGCTTGTCACAGCCACATCAACATTCAAACTTCAGAAGGAAATGTTGAAACTCTCAAAAGTGTGACTATCAATGGAGGGGTCTATGGGAGTCCATGTGTGGAAAATCCATGCTTGGTGGAGAATGAAGCATCTATGGTAGAACGGACTAGACTAACCTTGTCTTCATCTTTGTTCGAAAGTGATTCTGAAGTTTCTAAGGATGGTCTTTCTGATGATGTTGGAAGTGATCATATTCACCTAATAAGGTCACCATTATGTGATAAATCAGATTACTCAGTTGAATCGCATCGCAAGCCGGCTAGAGTAAGAAATTATCCGAGGGAGAAAGCTATGAATCAAGAGGAAGATTACCGTGATAGGAGGCATACATACTCTTCTAAATGGAAGACTTATGGTGTGAGTGATGGTGTTGCATCGCCCACCTCAGATTATGGGACCCTATCTGATTCGGATTACAGGCAAATTGATTGCAAAAGGTGGAGCGAAAGGCAACACTTCATTGACCGTTATAATGAAGAACTTTCTTCATATTATAGTACAAAAAGAGAAAGTGGTGTTGAAATGTTGACTGATAAGCGTGTTCGGAATGTTTATGAGGGATTTTCCTATAGTAAGTGTGATGCCATCTTACGAGATGAAATGTATCCACGCTTTAGGAGACATTTGAATGAAAGGGAAATAAATGGTGGTACAAGATATAGTATGGACAGAAAAGATCAGGAAAGGGGTTATACTCGCACATGTAGAAAATATGCTGATGATAGGGATTCCTTATCTTCTAGGGACCGCAAGGTTTTGCATTATTTGCCGCATGCTTCCATAAGAACTCATTCTCCATCGGGAATAGATTCTGAAGAAATCAGGTTGAAGAGTAGAAACAACAAACATGATCATTTTTTGGGGCATGAATATGACAATGACATTATGCAAGATAAATATGGAACACATTATAGGGACAGAGATCAGGGTTCTTTGGACAGAAGCTACAGAAGAGGACTGTCTGCAAGTACAGAAGTGAACTACtttagaaagagagagggtTATAGAGGTGGAAGCCCATTGGTTGGGGATGGATCATGGGATATGGATTTTGAAGATGAATATCAGGGTTTTGTGGATTGGGGTTCCTTCTCCTCCGAGCGAGGAAGAGACCCTCAAATAGTTGAAATGAGACGTGATCTAAAGTCATCAATTGACGACTCATATGATTCACAATCAATTAGAAGATATGGGAGAAAGAAAAGACAATGCTTTGGTGATGAAAGAAGCGACCCTggtttgtttggttttggCCCCAGGTATGCTGCTTTTCCCACAAGCCGGGGTTACTGTGGGAGAACGAGAAGCAATGTGAAGTCTAAATTTCAGCATTTAACTGAGGATGAATCATCTTCTAGGAATCAACATGATGAACTTGAGCTAGAAGAGGCGTCATCTTTTAACAGTAGGATTTCAAGACATGCAACAGATCAGTtgaaaaatttcatgaatggTGGGATATTTGACAACGGTATGGCAGCAAAGCAAGGCCTGGATAAAATGATGAGAGAAGAAAGTGACGCCTGCCATGTAAATAGAGGTTTTATTGATAAGGTTATGAGTGAGAAGACAGTGTCATGTTCTAAAGGCTCAGTTGACTTATATGTCAGTGAAGAAAAG TCGCCAAGAAGATCTGGTAAAGTGATATGCAATGCTAATGAGGATTCAAAAGTTGGcaagaggaaggagaaggcTACAAAGTTAGAGTCGGTGAAGACTGAAGTGAACCAAGATGATGATGGGAAATGGATCGACAAGTTCCCGATATATGAGAAGAATGGACATTTAAAAGAAATCGAGGAGGGGCAGATTGAAGGGGAAGATCCAATTGCTAATCATGGCCTTGTGAGTAAGCAACTGTTTGATCCCGAAAAGACACCGAAGATTAGTGAGGGTAGTGATGGATTTGACGAGAAGAGGTTGCTCGATACACTAGCGAAGAtggagaggaggagggagcGGTTCAAAGAACTTGTAACTCAGTCCAAGGCACCCGAAGGGAAATCGAAGGACCAAGTAGATTCAAAGGTGGAGACAGCTGGGGCAAGGGCTGAAAGACCAGCTCGAAAGAGGCGGTGGGGCAGACTCTAG
- the LOC116195530 gene encoding receptor-like protein kinase ANXUR2, whose product MKPSNSDTHLLFCLAIVLLILEQNFVRVLGATSEPNSTSYVVTCGSKTKGTDANKRTWLPDAKFLASARLNSVSAVAQSQDPSLPSAVPYMSARIFTAESSYQFQVSSKSRLWLRLHFYPSTYSDLDPTESHFAVAANELTLLRNFSASITALALTQAYIIREFSLAPIASGTLKITFMPTSAHSYAFVNGIEVISMPDLFQTEPEMVGFKDQSVDLMTSSLQTMFRLNVGGQYIPSTDDSGLTRIWYDDTPYLFGAAIGVTSQADKNVTIRYSKDVPEYIAPLDVYSTARTMGPDPEVAQNSNLSWVFPIDANFTYVVRFHFCEYLRDKINQRVFDIFVNNQTAQASADVIAWSGSQGVPVYKDYATYASDGAGDDSLWVALHPSVSMKPEYYDSILNGLEIFKVNDTGGNLAGPNPVPSPMLVKAEANAAKNFSPSSSSKQGPVVGGVVGAFAGFVVVVAVFFVIRRKKSRGSRSGTADSRVGNWLPLYGSSYTTTSTSKSTSSGKSNASSHLSSLAGSLCRHFSLSEIRHATKDFDESQVIGVGGFGKVFKGVIDGGSTKVAIKRSNPSSEQGINEFQTEIEMLSKLRHKHLVSLIGFCEENDEMILVYDYMGNGTLREHLYKSNNAPLPWKQRLEICIGAARGLHYLHTGAKHTIIHRDVKTTNILLDEKWVAKVSDFGLSKTGPNLNQTHVSTIVKGSFGYLDPEYFRRQQLTEKSDVYSFGVVLFEVLCARPALNPSLPKEQVSLADWARLCHKKGTLEEIIDLHLRGQISPECFKKFTETAEKCLSDHGYDRPSMGDVLWNLEFALKLDDNPDGVRLAVENKASNDRYMHMSTININEDSSTVSVEEPDDDEHPPVFSQIVNPTGR is encoded by the coding sequence ATGAAACCATCCAATTCCGATACCCATCTCTTGTTTTGCCTTGCTATTGTATTGCTAATCCTTGAACAAAACTTTGTTCGTGTACTCGGGGCAACCTCGGAGCCTAACTCCACATCGTATGTAGTCACCTGCGGCTCCAAGACGAAAGGGACTGATGCCAACAAACGGACCTGGCTCCCCGATGCCAAGTTCCTTGCCTCTGCCCGTTTGAATTCGGTTTCGGCCGTGGCGCAGTCACAGGACCCATCGCTGCCATCCGCGGTCCCTTACATGTCCGCCCGGATCTTCACGGCTGAATCCTCGTATCAGTTCCAGGTCTCCTCGAAATCCCGCCTATGGCTTCGCCTCCACTTCTACCCATCAACTTACAGCGATCTCGACCCAACAGAATCTCACTTTGCAGTCGCCGCCAACGAGCTCACCCTCCTCCGAAACTTTAGCGCTTCGATCACGGCCCTGGCTCTCACCCAAGCGTATATTATACGGGAATTCTCACTCGCCCCGATTGCATCCGGGACCCTCAAGATCACCTTCATGCCTACTTCGGCTCACAGTTACGCGTTCGTGAATGGCATTGAGGTGATTTCAATGCCTGACCTGTTTCAGACAGAGCCCGAGATGGTTGGGTTCAAGGACCAGTCCGTTGATCTCATGACCTCGTCGCTGCAAACAATGTTCCGCCTCAATGTCGGGGGACAGTACATTCCATCAACGGATGATTCGGGGCTTACCAGGATTTGGTATGATGACACACCTTACTTGTTCGGGGCTGCAATTGGGGTCACTTCTCAAGCTGACAAGAATGTCACGATTCGGTACTCTAAGGATGTTCCTGAATATATCGCGCCTCTCGATGTGTACAGCACGGCAAGGACGATGGGGCCTGACCCGGAAGTTGCTCAGAACTCCAATCTGTCTTGGGTGTTCCCCATTGATGCTAACTTCACATATGTAGTTAGGTTCCATTTTTGCGAGTACTTGCGGGATAAGATCAATCAAAGGGTGTTCGATATTTTCGTAAACAATCAAACAGCTCAGGCATCGGCCGATGTGATTGCATGGTCCGGATCGCAGGGAGTGCCTGTGTACAAGGACTATGCAACTTATGCTAGTGATGGAGCTGGGGACGATTCATTGTGGGTGGCACTGCACCCGAGTGTGTCGATGAAACCCGAATACTACGATTCAATCCTCAACGGGCTGGAGATCTTTAAGGTTAACGACACGGGCGGGAATTTGGCAGGCCCCAACCCCGTCCCATCGCCTATGCTTGTAAAGGCAGAGGCTAACGCTGCAAAGAATTTCTCTCCTTCGAGTTCCTCCAAGCAGGGCCCAGTAGTCGGTGGGGTGGTGGGAGCCTTTGCAGGTTTCGTGGTAGTTGTCGCGGTTTTCTTTGTCATCCGCCGCAAGAAAAGTAGAGGGTCGAGAAGTGGGACGGCGGACTCACGCGTCGGTAATTGGTTGCCGCTCTATGGGAGTTCCTACACCACGACGAGCACGAGCAAATCAACAAGCTCAGGCAAGAGCAACGCTAGCAGCCACCTCTCATCCCTGGCAGGGAGCCTGTGCCGGCATTTCTCACTATCGGAGATCAGGCACGCAACGAAGGACTTCGATGAGTCACAGGTGATTGGGGTGGGAGGGTTTGGCAAGGTCTTCAAGGGTGTCATTGATGGGGGTTCGACCAAGGTGGCTATCAAGAGGTCGAACCCTTCGTCCGAGCAGGGCATCAACGAGTTCCAGACGGAGATCGAGATGCTCTCGAAATTGAGGCACAAGCACTTGGTGTCCTTGATTGGCTTTTGTGAGGAGAATGATGAGATGATTTTGGTTTATGATTATATGGGGAATGGCACATTGAGGGAGCACCTCTATAAGAGCAACAATGCTCCCTTGCCGTGGAAGCAAAGGCTAGAGATTTGCATTGGAGCCGCTAGAGGGCTTCACTACCTTCACACCGGGGCGAAGCACACGATTATCCATCGGGACGTGAAGACCACGAACATCTTGCTGGACGAGAAGTGGGTGGCGAAGGTCTCCGACTTTGGGCTATCCAAGACCGGCCCGAACCTAAACCAGACCCATGTGAGCACCATCGTGAAGGGCAGTTTCGGTTACCTGGATCCAGAATACTTTAGGCGCCAACAACTGACAGAGAAATCCGACGTGTACTCATTCGGGGTTGTCCTCTTTGAGGTCCTCTGTGCGAGGCCCGCTCTCAACCCCAGCCTGCCGAAGGAGCAGGTCAGCCTGGCCGACTGGGCCCGACTCTGCCACAAGAAGGGAACCCTAGAGGAGATCATTGACCTGCACCTCCGGGGCCAGATTAGTCCGGAATGCTTCAAGAAGTTCACCGAGACAGCTGAGAAGTGCCTGAGCGACCATGGCTACGACCGGCCCTCAATGGGGGACGTGCTCTGGAACCTTGAGTTTGCCCTCAAGCTGGATGACAACCCCGACGGGGTGAGGCTGGCAGTGGAGAATAAAGCGAGCAACGACCGTTACATGCACATGTCGACGATAAACATCAATGAGGATAGTAGCACAGTGAGCGTGGAAGAGCCTGACGACGATGAACACCCGCCGGTGTTTTCACAAATAGTGAATCCTACTGGGAGATGA
- the LOC116193013 gene encoding ATP-citrate synthase beta chain protein 2-like, with translation MAMGQIFSRTTQALFYNYKQFPIQRMLDFDFLCGRETPSVAGIINPGSEGFQKLFFGQEEIAIPVHSTIEAACAAHPKADVFINFASFRSAAASSMSALKQPTIRVVAIIAEGVPEADTKQLIAYARADNKVVIGPATVGGIQAGAFKIGDTAGTIDNIIHSKLYRPGSVGFVSKSGGMSNEMYNTIARVTDGIYEGIAIGGDVFPGSTLSDHVLRFNNIPQVKMIVVLGELGGRDEYSLVEALKQGKVNKPVVAWVSGTCARLFKSEVQFGHAGAKSGGEMESAQAKNQALKEAGAVVPTSYETFEAVIKETFDKLVEEGKITPVKEVTPPQIPEDLNIAIKSGKVRAPTHIISTISDDRGEEPCYAGVPMSNIIERGYGVGDVISLLWFKRSLPRYCTQFIEICIMLCADHGPCVSGAHNTIVTARAGKDLVSSLVSGLLTIGPRFGGAIDDAARYFKDAYDRSLTPYEFVEGMKKKGIRVPGIGHRIKRGDNRDKRVELLQKFARTHFPSVKYMEYAVQVETYTLSKANNLVLNVDGAIGSLFLDLLAGSGMFSKQEIDEIVEIGYLNGLFVLARSIGLIGHTFDQKRLKQPLYRHPWEDVLYTK, from the exons ATGGCCATGGGGCAGATCTTTTCTCGCACCACGCAAGCTCTGTTCTACAACTACAAGCAATTTCCTATTCAGCGGATGCTTGATTTCGACTTCCTTTGTG GAAGAGAGACACCTTCTGTTGCTGGAATAATTAATCCTGGTTCGGAGGGATTCCAGAAACTCTTCTTTGGTCAGGAGGAAATTGCCATTCCAGTGCATTCAAC CATTGAAGCAGCCTGTGCTGCACATCCCAAGGCTGATGTTTTTATAAACTTTGCATCATTTAGAAG CGCTGCTGCTTCATCCATGTCTGCTCTCAAACAACCCACAATTCGAGTTGTAGCTATAATTGCCGAAGGTGTGCCTGAGGCAGATACCAAGCAATTAATTGCCTATGCTCGAGCCGACAATAAG GTTGTTATTGGCCCAGCTACTGTTGGAGGCATTCAAGCTGGTGCCTTTAAGATCGGAGACACTGCTGGAACTATTGACAACATCATTCATAGCAAGTTGTACAGACCGGGCTCTGTTGGTTTTGTCTCTAAATCT GGAGGTATGTCTAACGAAATGTATAACACCATAGCTCGTGTGACTGATGGTATCTATGAAG GAATTGCAATTGGAGGAGATGTGTTCCCTGGATCAACTCTTTCTGACCATGTTTTGCGATTTAACAACATTCCACAG GTTAAAATGATAGTTGTACTTGGAGAACTAGGGGGCCGGGATGAGTATTCCCTTGTTGAAGCACTAAAACAGGGAAAAGTGAACAAACCGGTTGTTGCTTGGGTTAGTGGAACCTGTGCGCGGCTCTTCAAGTCAGAAGTTCAATTTGGTCATGCT GGGGCCAAGAGTGGGGGTGAAATGGAGTCTGCACAAGCAAAAAATCAGGCACTAAAGGAGGCTGGCGCAGTTGTTCCTACTTCATATGAAACTTTTGAGGCTGTCATTAAGGAGACATTTGACAAACTG GTTGAAGAAGGGAAAATAACACCTGTAAAGGAAGTCACTCCTCCCCAGATCCCTGAGGATCTTAACATCGCAATTAAGAGTGGCAAAGTTCGGGCGCCCACTCATATTATTTCCACAATTTCAGACGATAGAG GCGAGGAGCCATGCTATGCTGGTGTCCCTATGTCTAACATCATCGAACGTGGTTACGGTGTGGGGGATGTGATTTCTCTTTTGTGGTTCAAACGAAGCCTTCCTCGTTATTGTACCCAATTTATTGAG ATTTGTATAATGTTGTGTGCGGACCACGGACCCTGTGTCTCCGGTGCTCACAACACAATCGTTACTGCAAGAGCTGGAAAGGATCTAGTCTCCAGCCTTGTCTCAG GTCTGCTAACAATTGGTCCTCGATTCGGTGGTGCAATTGATGATGCTGCTCGATACTTCAAAGATGCTTATGACCGA AGTCTAACCCCTTACGAGTTTGTCGAAGGCATGAAAAAGAAGGGCATCCGTGTCCCCGGAATTGGGCACAG GATTAAGCGGGGAGACAACAGAGATAAGAGAGTTGAGCTACTGCAGAAGTTTGCTCGTACACATTTTCCCTCCGTGAAGTACATGGAATATGCTGTCCAAGTTGAGACCTACACACTCTCGAAGGCGAACAACTTGGTTCTCAATGTAGATGGTGCAATTGGTTCCCTCTTCTTGGATCTTCTCGCGGGCAGTGGAATGTTCAGCAAGCAAGAGATCGACGAGATTGTCGAGATAGGCTATCTAAATGGTCTCTTCGTGCTTGCTCGCTCCATCGGTCTAATTGG GCACACATTTGACCAGAAGAGGCTGAAACAGCCTCTGTACCGACACCCGTGGGAGGATGTTCTCTACACCAAGTGA